From Mercenaria mercenaria strain notata chromosome 17, MADL_Memer_1, whole genome shotgun sequence, the proteins below share one genomic window:
- the LOC123536364 gene encoding uncharacterized protein LOC123536364, giving the protein MCTITENVCTDKNAADQDLTLKIPKLPDGKTKHFFVSYNSLDKQRVFAIVDEVEKRFGLQCVFDERDFQGGKDISVNIREGMMNSLKVLLFLTPNFLQSGWCKYETDAAFVLSMGCGYSCIVPVLLEECEIPPTLVTLTYIDATITGIDVPEKIASALLRHATDDGLFPLSIRTWNKIHENGYCYIIPAKRDNLWSYRPAKYRFAVDSNLIEKLRENRVEVPEELLQETVDILNRDSIMWSYDYLSRCRNFMWTFLLIPLYILIFCLAKISWILDVATRGREQELWSYQISFLMYIFMPVSFVAIQIPLCLIPNICYRKKREVSLQAKLWRKVGKQCIENNVLLLFTGRRNKKPTLHVMRYDIARCKEYFVGIIKARNLTPADRTLTPETYADILIERHLSEISSTLADDFDFLPDAPYNRHNVKKGKMCICQYLENNL; this is encoded by the exons ATGTGTACGATTACAGAAAACGTGTGTACTGATAAAAATGCAGCTGATCAGGATTTAACTTTAAAGATACCAAAATTACCTGACGGAAAGACGAAACATTTCTTTGTTTCGTATAACAGTTTAGACAAACAACGTGTATTTGCTATCGTTGATGAAGTAGAGAAACGATTCGGACTCCAGTGCGTTTTTGATGAACGTGATTTTCAAGGCGGGAAGGATATATCAGTGAATATACGTGAAGGAATGATGAATTCTTTGAAGGTGTTACTTTTTCTTACACCGAATTTTCTTCAAAGCGGGTGGTGCAAGTATGAAACAGATGCTGCTTTTGTTTTATCGATGGGTTGTGGATATAGTTGTATTGTACCAGTCCTGCTTGAAGAGTGTGAGATACCACCAACACTTGTGACATTGACTTACATTGATGCAACAATCACTGGAATAGATGTGCCTGAGAAAATAGCCTCCGCCCTGCTACGCCACG CTACTGATGACGGTTTATTCCCACTCAGTATCAGGACGTGGAACAAGATAC ACGAAAACGGCTATTGTTATATCATTCCTGCAAAGCGTGATAACTTGTGGTCGTATAGACCAGCAAAATACCGTTTTGCAGTGGACAGCAATCTGATAGAAAAGTTGAGAGAGAACAGAGTTGAA GTACCAGAAGAATTGTTACAGGAAACTGTTGATATCTTGAATAGAGATTCAATAATGTGGTCGTACGATTATCTAAGTCGTTGCAGAAACTTCATGTGGACTTTCCTTTTAATTCCGCTCTacatattgatattttgtttagctaAGATCTCGTGGATTTTGGATGTAGCAACACGAGGGAGAGAACAAGAGCTCTGGAgctatcaaatttcatttctgatgtATATATTCATGCCAGTGTCATTTGTAGCGATTCAGATTCCGCTCTGTCTAATACCAAACATCTGCTATCGGAAGAAG cgTGAGGTATCTTTACAAGCAAAACTGTGGCGGAAGGTGGGAAAACAATGTATTGAAAATAACGTTCTTCTTCTGTTTACTGGAAGAAGAAATAAGAAACCAACT CTACATGTGATGCGATATGATATAGCAAGATGCAAG GAGTACTTTGTTGGAATCATTAAGGCAAGGAACCTAACTCCAGCCGACCGGACACTGACACCTGAG ACGTATGCTGATATATTAATTGAAAGGCATCTGTCAGAGATCTCAAGTACACTTGCAGATGACTTCGACTTTCTTCCGGACGCGCCATATAACAGACATAATGTGAAGAAAGGAAAAATGTGCATTTGTCAATATCTCGAAAATAACTTGTGA
- the LOC123536369 gene encoding uncharacterized protein LOC123536369, translating to MASLFLTLLCVACCTGLVERISGIPFTLTVETAKYTRPNVTCPADKPFIMRNGNYSVCVSSCGPEMVLDGSMCINVTKCTKPVLSDGRCMELCPVGYLYVNFDSNFGDCYGQYDSCSYRINDIRVTSCVKLTYLHALVVCSVFGIILYIAFIWMFFSTRQFPLIKLLTYVKGIGRKKMTSSDGELLINADVEEE from the exons ATGGCATCACTTTTTCTGACATTACTTTGTGTTGCTTGTTGTACTGGATTGGTGGAGAGGATATCTGGT ATACCGTTTACACTCACAGTTGAGACCGCGAAATACACACGCCCAAATGTGACATGTCCTGCTGATAAACCATTTATAATGAGAAACGGAAATTATTCTGTCTGTGTGTCGTCATGTGGACCGGAAATGGTTTTGGACGGCTCCATGTGCATAAATGTTACGAAATGTACAAAACCGGTGCTATCAGACGGGCGTTGCATGGAACTGTGTCCAGTCGGTTATCTATACGTCAACTTTGATAGTAACTTTGGTGATTGTTATGGCCAGTATGACAGCTGCTCTTACAGAATTAATGACATACGAGTCACATCGTGTGTTAAGTTAACCTATCTACATGCTTTGGTAGTTTGCTCCGTATTTGGAATTATTCTATATATCGCTTTTATTTGGATGTTCTTTTCAACACGACAATTTCCTTTGATTAAATTG ctTACATATGTTAAAGGCATAGGTCGCaagaaaatgacgtcatcagATGGTGAACTACTGATTAATGCTGACGTCGAAGAAGAATGA